The genomic window CGCGATGGACCTGCGCACGATCGACGCCGAACTGGCCGACCAGCACTACGCCGAGCACGTCGAGAAGGCCTTCTACCCGCCGCTGCGCGACTTCGTCACCAGCGGCCCGCTGGTCGCGCTCGTCCTCGAGGGCGACGAGGCGATCGAGGTCGTCCGGGCCCTGAACGGCGCCACCGACGGCCGCAAGGCCGCCCCGGGCACGATCCGCGGCGACCTCTCGCTGTCCAACCGCGAGAACCTCGTGCACGGCTCGGATTCGGAGGAGTCGGCCGCCCGCGAGATCAAGATCTGGTTCCCCGATCTGCCCTGACCTCCTCGGGGTCCCTTCGCCGAAAGGCCGATGCGGACTGCAGGTGAAGAGACCGATACGATACGTGCCTGGGCGGACGGGTCGTGTCGGTCCACAGGCCGGGCGCGGGAGCGCTTAGCCTGGTCGGGGACCGAGTGGGAGGTGCCGCGGTGGCGAACAGCATGCTCGGCCGCGACATGGCGGTCGATCTCGGAACGGCGAACACCCTGGTGTACGTGCGTGGCCGCGGCGTCGTGCTGAACGAGCCGTCGGTGGTCGCGACCCGGACGGACGAGCCGCAGGAAGCGGTCGCGTTCGGGCACGAGGCGAAGAAGATGATCGGCCGGACGCCCGGCAACATCACCGCGATCCGGCCGTTGAAGGACGGCGTGATCGCCGACTTCGACGCCGCCGAGCAGATGCTGCGGTACTTCATCCAGCGCGTGCACCGCCGGCGGTACTTCGCCAAGCCGCGGATCGTGGTCTGCGTGCCGTCCGGCATCACCGCGGTGGAGCAGCGCGCGGTCCGCGACGCCGGATACATGGCCGGCGCCCGCAAGGTCTACATCATCGAGGAACCGATGGCCGCCGCGCTCGGCTCGAACCTCGAGGTCCGCGACGCCACCGGCAACATGGTGGTCGACATCGGCGGCGGCACCACCGAGGTCGCGGTGATCTCGTTCGGCGGCATCGTCACCAGCCAGTCGATCCGGGTGGCCGGCGACGCGATCGACAAGGCGATCGTGAACCACTGCAAGAAGGAGTTCTCGCTGCTGCTCGGCGAGGCGACGTCGGAGCAGATCAAGATGACGATCGGGTCGGCGTTCCCGACCACCGACGGCCCGGACAGCGAGATCCGCGGCCGGGACATGGTCTCCGGGCTGCCGCGGACCGTGAAGGTGTCCTCGTCGAACATCCGGCAGGCGATCGAGGAGCCGATCACCGCGATCGTCGACGCGGTCAAGGCGACTCTGGACAAGACCCCGCCGGAGCTGGCCGGCGACATCGTCGACCGCGGCATCGTGCTGACCGGCGGCGGCGCGCTGCTGAAGGGCATGGACGAGCGGCTGCGGCACGAGACCGGCATCCCGATCCACGTCGCGGAGAACCCGCTGGACGCCGTCGTGCTCGGCGCCGGCAAGTGCGTGGACAACATCGAGACCCTCAACCGCATCCTGGTCACCGACAACCGGCGCTGAGGTACCGACCGAATGCTCAAAGATCTCGGTGGCCCGTCCAAGAGCACCTCCACCCGGAGTGCTTTCCGTTCGGCGGGCGAGACACCGCTGCGATCGGCCGGTACGCCGCGCGACGTGCGCCGCCGCCGATCCGTGCTGGCGCTGGTGATCCTGGCCTGTCTCACGCTGATCGTGCTGGATGCTCGCCGCTCGGCCGGTTCACCGGTCGAGCCGTTGCGCGAGGGCGCGGCCGCCGTGTTCGGTCCGCTCGAGTCGACCGCGACGTCGGCCCGGGTGCCTGTGGACAACCTCCGCGACCGCTTCGCGGAAATGGATAGGTTGAAAGCAGAGAACGAAAAACTGAAGAAGGAAAACGAGGACCTGACCCGGCAGCTGAACACCACCGACTACACCCGCAACCGCGCGCAGGAGCTGGACGACCTGCTCAAGGTCGCACCGGCGTACACGATGACGCCGGCCCGGGTGATCGGTATCGGCAGCGCGCAGACGTTCAGCCACACGGTGACGATCGACGCCGGGACGGCCGACGGTGTGCGTCCCGACATGACCGTGCTGAACGGGATCGGTTTGGTCGGCCGGGTGGTGCGAGCCACCCAGGGGACCGCGACCGTGCTGCTGATCGGCGACCGCAACTCGACCGTCGGCGGCCGGCTGAACTCGACGATGGCGCTCGGTTTCGTCTCCGGACGCGGCGACGTGGCCGGCACCCTCGACTACAAGCTCGTCGACCCGAAGGCACGGCCCAAGGTCGGCGACAAGATCGTCACCTGGGGCTCCAGCAACAACGCACCGTACGTACCGGGCGTCCCGATCGGCGTCGTCACCTCGGTGACGCCGAACGAGGGCGCCCTCGGATCCACCGCAACCATCAAGCCGTATGTCGATCCGACCCGGATCGACACCGTAGGCGTGGTGACCGGGCCGCCCGCCCGGCCGCCGCGCCAGCAGATCACCGGAAAGGGGAGCTGAGTTGATCGCGCTGCGCATCGGGCTGGCTGCCCTGTTCCTGATGGTCGCCGTGACGCTACAGACGTCGGTGCTGACGCACATCGCGGTCGCCGGCGTGACGTGCGACCTGACGCTGATCGTGGTGATCGCGCTGGCGCTGTCCCGCGGGCCGGAGTGGGGTGCGATCGCCGGATTCGTCGGCGGTCTGCTGATGGACGTCGTCCCGCCGGCCGATCACACGGCCGGGCGGTGGGCGCTGTCGATGGCCGTCGCGGGGTACGTCGCCGGTCTGATCCGCCGCGAGCGCACGTCCACGGGCCCGGTCGGTCCGCTCGGTGTCGCGTTGACTGTCGTGCTGGGCACGGCGATCTCCTTCTTCCTGTACTCCGCGACCGGCTCGTTGCTGCACGACCCGTCGGTCGACTGGAGCGAGTTCGGCGTGCGCCTCGGCATCTCCGCCGGGTACGACGTGGTCGGCGCGATCGTGGTGATCCCGCTGGTCATGTGGATCATGAGCCGCGTGAAGCCGGCCCGCGAACGCCGCCGGGTCGCCCCATGAGCTGGGACGGTTTCGAGGCGCCGCTCAAGGCCCGGTTGCGGTTGATCGTGATCGGGGTGCTGGTTTTCTCCTTGCTGTGCACGTTGTTCGGCCGGCTCTGGTACATGCAGGTGATGTCCAGCGCCGACTACTCGCAGGCCGCGAACCAGCAGCACATCCGTCAGGTCCTGATCCCGGCCCCGCGCGGCACGATCGTCGACTCGCAGGGCCGCACGCTGGTCGGCAACCGGGTCTCGTTGATGATCACCGTCGACCGTTCCGTGCTCGCCAAACTCCCCGAGAGCCAGCAGAACGTCGTCATCGCCCGCCTCGCGAAGGTTCTCGGTCAGACGCCGAAGGACCTGAAGGCCTGGACGATGTTGTGCGGTGAGCCCGGCGCCTCCAAACCACCCGCCTGCTGGAACGGCACGCCGTACCAGCCGATCCCGGTTGCCAAGGACGTCAGCGAGCAAGTTGCGATCGACGTGATGGAACGCCGGGAGGACTTCCCGGGCATCTCCGCCGACTCCCAGACCCTGCGGGCGTACCCGGAGCCGTTCAAGGTGAACGCCGCGCACATCCTCGGGTACCTGTCGCCGATCACCACCGAAGAGCTCGAGGAGATGGACAAGGCGGGACAGGACTCGGTCCCGCACCGCTCCGACCTGGTCGGCCGGGCCGGCGTCGAGCGGTCGTACGACAAGCTCCTGCGCGGCACTCCCGGTGAGAAGGACGTCATCGTCGACGCCGTCGGCTACACCACCGGTATCCAGAAGCAGACCGCGCCGATCCCGGGCGCCACGCTGGTCACCACGATCGACGCGCGGATCCAGGCGTCGGTCGAGGCCCAGTTGAAGAACGCGATCATGACCGCGCGCAAGCAGACCGACCCGGTGACCCACCGCAAGTACGTCGCGGACTCCGGCGCCGCGGTGGTGATGGACACCAAGACCGGGCGGATCGTCTCGATGGCGAGCTACCCGACGTACGACCCCGGTGTGTGGGTGGGCGGCATCAGCCAGCGTGAGCTCGACGCGTTGTACTCGGCGAAGTCCGGGACGCCGCTGGTGTCGCGTGCTCTGCAGGCGCAGCTGGCGCCGGGATCGACGTTCAAACCGATCACCACCTCGGCCGCACTCGGCGCCGGCTACAGCACCAAGACCCGGCTCGACTGCTCGTCGTACTTCGAGGTCGGCAACCGCAGGTTCAAGAACTACGAGTCCGCGTCGTACGGGATGATCGGCTTCGACCAGGCGCTGGCGCTGTCCTGCGACACCTTCTTCTACCGGATCGCGTACGCGCTCTGGCTGCGGGAAGGCGGGAACTCGAGCGATATCACCACCCACGACCCGCTGGTCGAGATGGCGCAGAAGTTCGGCCTCGGCAAACCGACCGGCGTCGACCTGCCCGGTGAGGCGAGCGGCCGGATCGCGGACCGCAAGTGGAAGAAGACGTACTACGACTCGATGAAGGACTACTACTGCAAGATCGCCGCGAATCCGCCCGCCGGGACGTCGGCGTTCCTGAAGCAGTTCTCCCGCGAGTTCTGCGTCGACGGGTACAAGTACCGCGCCGGTGACGCGGTGAACTTCGCGATCGGCCAGGGCGACACGACGGTCACCCCGCTGCAGCTCGCGACGGTCTACTCCGCCCTGTCGAACGGCGGCACGCTCTTCGAGCCGCGCGTCGTGCAGTCCTGGATCGGCGCCAACGGCAAGGCCCACGAGATCAAGCCGGTGGTGAAGGCCAAGCTCCCGGTGTCACCCGGCAACCTGAAGTACATCGACACCGCGCTGAAGCAGACCACCATCTCGGGTACGGCGGCCTGGAAGTTCCAGGGCTTCCCGCTGGACAAGATCCCGGTCCGCGCCAAGACCGGTACGGCCGAGGTCTACGGCAAGCAGACCACCTCGTGGCTCGCGTCGTACACCGATCGGTACGCAGTGGTGATGATGATCAGCCAGGCCGGTACCGGGTCGGGTGCCGGTGGTGACGCGGTCCGCAAGATCTACGAGACGCTGTACAACATCAAGCCCGCGCCGCCTGCCCAGGGAAAGGCGGCGCACTGATGGCATTGCTGACTCCGATCCGGACCCGGCCGCGGATGGACCGCCGGTCGACGGTGTGGCACGTCGACTGGGTGCTCGTGTTCGCCGTGGTCGCACTGTCGTTCCTCGGCGCGATGCTGATCTGGTCCGCGACCCACAACAAGACGTCGCTGACCGGCGGGAAGCCGGACGCGTTCCTGATCCGGCACTCGCTGAACTTCGCGATCGGCCTGGTGCTCGCGGTCGGCGCCGCGGTCACCGACCACCGCCGGGTCCGGATCCTCGCCCCGGTGCTGTACGCCGCTTCGATCGTCGGACTGATCCTGGTCCTGGTGCCCGGTGTCGGCTCGACCATCAACGGGTCGCGGTCCTGGATCCAGTTGCCGTTCATGTCGATCCAGCCGAGTGAATTCGCCAAGCTCGCGGTGATCGTCGGCATGGCGCTGCTGATCGCGGAGAAGAGCGAGACCGACCGGCACGAGGACGCCCGGACGATCGACGTCGCGCAGGCGGTCGCGGTCGCCGCCGTACCGGTGATCCTGGTGATGCTGCAGCCGGACCTCGGCACGGTGATGGTGCTCGGGTCGATCGTGTTCGGGATCATCGCGGTGTCCGGCGTACCGAAACGCTGGATGCTCGGGCTGCTCACCGCGGGCGTGGTGGTCGCGGCGATCGCGATCAGTACGCACATCCTGAAGCGCTACCAGCTCGACCGCTTCATCGCGTTCGCGAACCCGTCCTCGGATCCGCAGGGCATCGGGTACAACGTGAATCAGGCGCGGATCGCGATCGGCAACGGTGGTGTCTTCGGGCAGGGCCTGTTCCACGGCGGCCAGACGCAGAACGGATTCGTCCCCGAGCAGCACACCGACTTCGTCTTCACGGTCGCGGGGGAGGAACTCGGACTGATCGGCGCCGGCGCGATCATCGTGCTGTTCGCGATCATCCTGTTCCGCGGGCTGCGGATCGCGATCAACGCACGGGACGCGTTCGGCCGGCTGGTGGCGACCGGGATCGTCTGCTGGTTCGCGTTCCAGGCGTTCGAGAACATCGGCATGACGCTCGGGATCATGCCGGTCACGGGTCTGCCGCTGCCGTTCGTGTCGTACGGCGGTTCCTCGATGTTCGCCTGCCTGCTCGCGGTCGGCCTGTTGGAGAACATCCACCTCCGCTCGCACCGCTACTGACCATCCCGACCTGACCCGTCAGGTACGCTGCTGGCTGCTCGGCCCCCTGCCCAGAGCCCCGGAAGGCCCATGAACAGGTACGTTGCGCTCGCCGCCGCCCTCGCGCTGTCGCTGACCGCTTGCGGTGGTGAGGACAAGAAAGCGGCGGCTCCGCCCACCGCGACGACTCCCAGTACGACGCCGTCCGCCTCCGACACGCCCGTCACCCGGACGACCGCGGAGCTGACCGGTGCGCTGCTCGTGCTCGCGGACGTGCCGAGCGGGTTCTCCATCGACCACGAGGAGGACGACGGTTCGAAGCCGTTCTCCGCGCCGACGAGTCGCTGCAAGCCCCTGGTCAAGTACCTGAACGCCACCAAGGCACCCGGGGCGAAGGCGAGCGTGACCCGCACGTTCACCGGCGGCCAGGAGGGCCCGTACATCGACTACGGCCTCGACTCGCTGGGGACGGCCGCCGCGGTCAGCGACCTGCGCGACGCCTACGCCGACGCCGTTGACTCGTGCAGCAAGGTGATCCTGAAGACCGCGGGCTCCGGCAACACCTCGATGAAGGTCGAGAAGATCACCGCCCCGGCGTACGGCACCAAGCCCTTCGCCTTCCAGCTCACCGGCGTCAGCGGCCCGAAGCGCGGTCTCGAGTACGCCGGCCTCGTCACCGGCGTCGGCGACGTGATCCTGTCGGTCGGTGTACTCGCCGGCCAAGGTGGCGAGTTGGAGCCGGCCACCGAAGCCGCGGTCACCAAGGCCCGGCAGACGCTGAAAGTCTCGTGACCGGCGTCACAGCAGGCGTTGTCACGCCGGAGTAGCCGCGTTCCGTCGTGTCGGTATGGAAGAGCGGATGAACTTCAGCAAGGTCTCGCCGGCCGGCTTCCGGGCCGTTTACGGCGTGGAGAACTACGTGCAGGGCGTCCTGGACCACACGCTGCTGCACCTGATCAAGGTGCGGGCGTCGATGCTCAACGGCTGCGCCTTCTGCCTGGACATGCACACGACCGACGCGTTGAAGGACGGCGAGACCAGCCAGCGCCTGTTCGGGCTGGCGGCCTGGCGCGAGTCGCCGTTCTACGACGAACGGGAACGTGCCGCGCTCGCGTTGACCGACGCGGTCACGGTCCTCGAGCGCACCGGCGTACCGGACGAGGTATGGGACGCGGTCGTCGAGCGGTTCGGTGAAGAGGGGGCCGCGAACGTGCTGCTCGCGATTGGCACCATCAACCTGTGGACCCGTCTCAACGTAGCAACCCGCAGGCAGCCGGACCTGGCCGGTTGATCCTGCAGGAGTACGAGTCGGCGCGCGGC from Kribbella jejuensis includes these protein-coding regions:
- the mrdA gene encoding penicillin-binding protein 2, producing MSWDGFEAPLKARLRLIVIGVLVFSLLCTLFGRLWYMQVMSSADYSQAANQQHIRQVLIPAPRGTIVDSQGRTLVGNRVSLMITVDRSVLAKLPESQQNVVIARLAKVLGQTPKDLKAWTMLCGEPGASKPPACWNGTPYQPIPVAKDVSEQVAIDVMERREDFPGISADSQTLRAYPEPFKVNAAHILGYLSPITTEELEEMDKAGQDSVPHRSDLVGRAGVERSYDKLLRGTPGEKDVIVDAVGYTTGIQKQTAPIPGATLVTTIDARIQASVEAQLKNAIMTARKQTDPVTHRKYVADSGAAVVMDTKTGRIVSMASYPTYDPGVWVGGISQRELDALYSAKSGTPLVSRALQAQLAPGSTFKPITTSAALGAGYSTKTRLDCSSYFEVGNRRFKNYESASYGMIGFDQALALSCDTFFYRIAYALWLREGGNSSDITTHDPLVEMAQKFGLGKPTGVDLPGEASGRIADRKWKKTYYDSMKDYYCKIAANPPAGTSAFLKQFSREFCVDGYKYRAGDAVNFAIGQGDTTVTPLQLATVYSALSNGGTLFEPRVVQSWIGANGKAHEIKPVVKAKLPVSPGNLKYIDTALKQTTISGTAAWKFQGFPLDKIPVRAKTGTAEVYGKQTTSWLASYTDRYAVVMMISQAGTGSGAGGDAVRKIYETLYNIKPAPPAQGKAAH
- a CDS encoding carboxymuconolactone decarboxylase family protein, giving the protein MNFSKVSPAGFRAVYGVENYVQGVLDHTLLHLIKVRASMLNGCAFCLDMHTTDALKDGETSQRLFGLAAWRESPFYDERERAALALTDAVTVLERTGVPDEVWDAVVERFGEEGAANVLLAIGTINLWTRLNVATRRQPDLAG
- the rodA gene encoding rod shape-determining protein RodA produces the protein MALLTPIRTRPRMDRRSTVWHVDWVLVFAVVALSFLGAMLIWSATHNKTSLTGGKPDAFLIRHSLNFAIGLVLAVGAAVTDHRRVRILAPVLYAASIVGLILVLVPGVGSTINGSRSWIQLPFMSIQPSEFAKLAVIVGMALLIAEKSETDRHEDARTIDVAQAVAVAAVPVILVMLQPDLGTVMVLGSIVFGIIAVSGVPKRWMLGLLTAGVVVAAIAISTHILKRYQLDRFIAFANPSSDPQGIGYNVNQARIAIGNGGVFGQGLFHGGQTQNGFVPEQHTDFVFTVAGEELGLIGAGAIIVLFAIILFRGLRIAINARDAFGRLVATGIVCWFAFQAFENIGMTLGIMPVTGLPLPFVSYGGSSMFACLLAVGLLENIHLRSHRY
- the mreC gene encoding rod shape-determining protein MreC; translation: MLKDLGGPSKSTSTRSAFRSAGETPLRSAGTPRDVRRRRSVLALVILACLTLIVLDARRSAGSPVEPLREGAAAVFGPLESTATSARVPVDNLRDRFAEMDRLKAENEKLKKENEDLTRQLNTTDYTRNRAQELDDLLKVAPAYTMTPARVIGIGSAQTFSHTVTIDAGTADGVRPDMTVLNGIGLVGRVVRATQGTATVLLIGDRNSTVGGRLNSTMALGFVSGRGDVAGTLDYKLVDPKARPKVGDKIVTWGSSNNAPYVPGVPIGVVTSVTPNEGALGSTATIKPYVDPTRIDTVGVVTGPPARPPRQQITGKGS
- a CDS encoding rod shape-determining protein MreB — its product is MLGRDMAVDLGTANTLVYVRGRGVVLNEPSVVATRTDEPQEAVAFGHEAKKMIGRTPGNITAIRPLKDGVIADFDAAEQMLRYFIQRVHRRRYFAKPRIVVCVPSGITAVEQRAVRDAGYMAGARKVYIIEEPMAAALGSNLEVRDATGNMVVDIGGGTTEVAVISFGGIVTSQSIRVAGDAIDKAIVNHCKKEFSLLLGEATSEQIKMTIGSAFPTTDGPDSEIRGRDMVSGLPRTVKVSSSNIRQAIEEPITAIVDAVKATLDKTPPELAGDIVDRGIVLTGGGALLKGMDERLRHETGIPIHVAENPLDAVVLGAGKCVDNIETLNRILVTDNRR
- the ndk gene encoding nucleoside-diphosphate kinase: MSQRTLVLLKPDTVRRGLVGEVLGRFEAKGLTIVAMDLRTIDAELADQHYAEHVEKAFYPPLRDFVTSGPLVALVLEGDEAIEVVRALNGATDGRKAAPGTIRGDLSLSNRENLVHGSDSEESAAREIKIWFPDLP
- the mreD gene encoding rod shape-determining protein MreD, which produces MIALRIGLAALFLMVAVTLQTSVLTHIAVAGVTCDLTLIVVIALALSRGPEWGAIAGFVGGLLMDVVPPADHTAGRWALSMAVAGYVAGLIRRERTSTGPVGPLGVALTVVLGTAISFFLYSATGSLLHDPSVDWSEFGVRLGISAGYDVVGAIVVIPLVMWIMSRVKPARERRRVAP